The following coding sequences lie in one Mus musculus strain C57BL/6J chromosome 11, GRCm38.p6 C57BL/6J genomic window:
- the Olfr319 gene encoding olfactory receptor 319, translated as METGNHSCGTDFTLVGLFQYGHMDTFLFTVISILFAVALIGNITLVLLIRLDRRLHTPMYFFLSQLSIIDMMCISTTVPKMGANFISDTKAISVLGCEIQVFMFMSLAGCEALLLGFMSYDRYIAICQPLHYPVLMSRKICCSMVASAWSSSSINALAHTVYVFQLPFCGSRMVNHFFCEVPSLLPLVCEDTSQYEHMIVMSVLVLVLLPFLAILASYARVLVVVFQMGSGQGQSRAVSTCSSHLTVASLFYVTGLCTYTQPHSLHSPGRDKVVAVLYSIVTPVLNPFIYSLRNKEVIGALRRQMG; from the coding sequence ATGGAGACAGGAAACCACAGCTGCGGGACAGACTTCACCTTGGTTGGTCTTTTCCAGTATGGACACATGGACACCTTCCTCTTCACAGTCATCTCCATCCTCTTTGCAGTGGCTCTCATAGGCAACATCACACTGGTCCTCCTCATCAGGCTGGATAGAAGACTCcacacccccatgtacttcttcctcagccAGCTCTCCATCATTGACATGATGTGCATATCTACCACTGTGCCCAAGATGGGAGCTAACTTCATCTCAGACACCAAGGCCATTTCCGTTTTAGGATGTGAGATCCAAGTCTTTATGTTTATGAGTCTTGCTGGGTGTGAAGCTCTCCTGCTGGGCTTCATGTCCTATGACAGGTATATAGCCATCTGCCAACCCTTGCACTACCCTGTGCTCATGAGCAGGAAGATCTGCTGCTCCATGGTCGCCAGTGCCTGGAGCAGCAGCTCCATCAATGCTTTAGCGCATACAGTGTATGTGTTTCAACTTCCTTTCTGTGGGTCTAGGATGGTTAACCACTTTTTCTGTGAGGTTCCATCTCTCCTGCCACTTGTGTGTGAAGACACATCCCAATATGAGCATATGATTGTCATGAGTGTCCTTGTCCTTGTGTTGCTCCCCTTCCTGGCCATCCTAGCTTCCTATGCTCGGGTCTTGGTTGTTGTATTCCAGATGGGTTCAGGGCAGGGACAGAGTAGAGCTGTGTCCACCTGCTCCTCACACCTGACTGTGGCCAGTCTGTTCTATGTCACCGGTCTCTGCACCTACACCCAGCCACACTCCTTGCATTCTCCTGGAAGGGACAAAGTGGTGGCTGTGCTCTACTCAATCGTCACCCCTGTTCTGAACCCATTCATCTATAGTCTGAGGAACAAGGAGGTCATTGGGGCGCTGAGGAGACAAATGGGGTGA